In the Candidatus Cloacimonas acidaminovorans str. Evry genome, one interval contains:
- a CDS encoding DUF512 domain-containing protein, whose translation MAILIQNVLPRSLAAKNNIKSGEKLISVNGQAVNDFLDLEFYTSDYEFELEIMSAEGISRKVKIQREEKSFLGIEPEPYKIRYCENACIFCFIDQMPPELRPTLYIKDDDYLYSYVFGNYITLTNLDETDYARIIKQRISPLYVSLHTTDNALRQKIMRPSKQVDALSVLKNLSRHEIGFHIQIVCIPGINDGEALKQTLKDLHDPEINCLSIGIVPVGLTKYRKNLDEIIPYNRQTATAILALIDEARKEYNSTIIYPADEFYILAERDIPDEDFYADYPQLENGIGMLRLTIQTYKQKKRGLLKELRKKPVNYLMISSVCAQNVITRIAEDLNKRLENQFIRVQVIRNDFFGPDISVCGLITYSDLWQQIAPQAGETIILPASIFNNEGETLDGKDHLTFQETWKNPILLIDQFFEDWDYL comes from the coding sequence ATGGCTATTCTAATTCAAAATGTTCTCCCCCGAAGTTTGGCAGCCAAAAATAACATTAAAAGCGGAGAAAAACTGATTTCCGTAAATGGACAGGCAGTAAATGACTTTCTGGATTTGGAATTTTATACTTCGGACTATGAATTTGAGCTGGAAATTATGTCTGCAGAAGGTATCTCTCGTAAAGTTAAAATTCAAAGAGAAGAAAAAAGTTTTTTGGGAATTGAACCCGAGCCATATAAAATTCGCTATTGTGAAAACGCCTGTATTTTTTGTTTTATTGACCAGATGCCGCCTGAATTAAGACCCACCTTATACATAAAAGATGACGACTATTTATATTCTTATGTTTTTGGCAATTACATAACGCTAACCAACCTTGATGAAACCGATTATGCAAGAATTATCAAGCAGAGAATTTCCCCGCTGTATGTGTCTTTACATACAACAGATAATGCATTGCGACAAAAGATAATGCGTCCCTCAAAACAGGTAGATGCCTTATCTGTGTTAAAAAATTTAAGTCGGCACGAAATAGGTTTCCATATTCAAATTGTTTGCATTCCAGGTATTAATGATGGAGAGGCATTAAAACAGACCTTGAAAGACCTTCACGATCCGGAAATTAATTGTCTTTCCATTGGAATCGTTCCTGTGGGCTTAACCAAATACCGTAAAAACCTTGATGAAATTATACCTTATAATCGGCAAACCGCTACAGCAATTTTAGCTTTGATTGATGAAGCAAGAAAGGAATATAACAGCACAATTATTTATCCTGCAGATGAATTTTACATTTTAGCGGAAAGAGATATTCCCGATGAGGATTTTTATGCCGATTATCCCCAGTTGGAAAACGGAATAGGGATGTTGCGTTTAACTATTCAAACCTATAAACAAAAAAAACGTGGTCTGTTGAAAGAACTGAGAAAAAAACCGGTTAACTATTTAATGATCAGTTCCGTCTGTGCTCAAAATGTTATCACCCGCATAGCAGAAGACCTGAATAAGCGATTAGAAAACCAGTTTATTCGCGTTCAGGTTATCCGCAACGATTTTTTCGGTCCCGATATAAGTGTTTGCGGATTGATAACTTATTCGGATTTATGGCAGCAGATTGCTCCACAAGCAGGGGAAACAATTATCCTGCCTGCCAGCATTTTTAACAATGAAGGAGAGACCTTGGATGGAAAAGACCATCTTACTTTTCAGGAAACATGGAAAAATCCTATTTTGCTGATTGACCAATTTTTTGAGGACTGGGATTATCTGTAG
- the ruvX gene encoding Holliday junction resolvase RuvX, whose amino-acid sequence MSSKGRILALDYGEKRIGIALSDPNRIFSKPLCVLSNKGFEQLVEELKKLITLHQVTLLIIGIPYAIDGSITPKTEECQQILNRLKDVLSISVEGFDERYSTWEANEELKKMGYNWRQAKEIKDAMSAAMILKEFLNQ is encoded by the coding sequence ATGAGTTCTAAGGGACGCATTCTTGCCCTGGACTATGGAGAAAAGCGTATCGGTATTGCCTTAAGTGATCCGAATCGTATTTTTTCCAAGCCGCTGTGTGTTCTTTCCAATAAAGGTTTTGAACAATTAGTGGAGGAATTGAAAAAACTAATTACTTTGCATCAGGTCACTTTGTTAATAATTGGAATTCCTTATGCCATAGATGGTTCCATCACTCCCAAAACGGAAGAGTGTCAGCAGATTTTGAATCGCTTAAAAGATGTCTTATCTATTTCGGTTGAGGGTTTTGATGAACGCTATTCAACCTGGGAAGCAAATGAAGAACTGAAAAAAATGGGATATAACTGGAGACAAGCAAAAGAAATTAAAGATGCTATGTCTGCAGCAATGATTTTAAAAGAGTTTCTGAACCAATGA
- the mltG gene encoding endolytic transglycosylase MltG — protein MKKAKPFLIGLAILLCLLILVIVYLVFVPLHSEERIVRIKQGDNARIIAAKLSEAGIIRSKTMFIILTKIRKADRNLKPGSYIFGGNTYLWQTVSRLYKGQNESITITFPEGLSLYKTLKKIDASGLATYEELHKAATNPLLVKKLTGFDALSLEGFLYPETYRFPIEISPDSILAIPAGEFFRRLQKEGIDPFAVPDFYDKLILASIVEKEAGDESEKEIIAGLFLNRMRQQMALQSCSTIDYILEPKGIKRSVLTYADTQINSPYNTYLYQGLPPTPICNPSITTIKAVLNAKPNSYLYFFSDRQGKNVFSKTYEEHLAKQRTML, from the coding sequence ATGAAAAAAGCAAAACCATTTCTTATCGGTTTGGCAATCTTATTGTGTCTGTTAATTTTGGTTATTGTTTATCTGGTTTTTGTTCCTTTGCATAGTGAAGAGCGCATTGTGCGAATTAAACAAGGAGATAATGCCAGAATAATTGCTGCTAAACTTTCCGAAGCAGGAATTATTCGCAGTAAAACAATGTTTATTATCCTCACCAAAATCAGAAAAGCAGATAGAAACCTGAAACCAGGAAGTTATATTTTTGGAGGCAATACCTATCTTTGGCAAACGGTTAGCCGTTTATATAAAGGTCAAAACGAAAGCATAACAATCACTTTTCCGGAAGGTCTTTCGCTATATAAAACCCTAAAGAAAATTGATGCCAGTGGCTTGGCAACTTATGAGGAACTGCATAAAGCAGCAACAAATCCTCTTCTGGTAAAAAAACTTACCGGTTTTGATGCCCTATCTTTGGAGGGTTTTCTTTATCCGGAGACCTATCGTTTTCCGATTGAAATATCGCCGGATTCAATTCTGGCAATTCCCGCAGGTGAATTTTTCCGCCGTTTACAGAAGGAAGGGATTGATCCTTTTGCTGTTCCTGATTTTTATGATAAATTGATCCTTGCTTCCATTGTGGAGAAAGAGGCAGGGGATGAAAGCGAAAAAGAAATTATTGCCGGACTTTTTTTAAACCGTATGAGACAACAAATGGCACTTCAATCCTGTTCAACAATTGACTATATTTTGGAGCCCAAAGGAATTAAACGCAGTGTGTTAACTTATGCAGATACCCAAATCAATTCTCCTTATAATACATATCTTTATCAAGGATTGCCCCCAACCCCAATTTGCAATCCTTCAATTACAACCATAAAAGCGGTTTTGAATGCCAAACCTAATTCCTATTTATATTTCTTTTCCGATCGCCAAGGAAAAAATGTGTTTTCCAAAACTTATGAAGAACATTTGGCAAAGCAGAGAACGATGCTGTAG
- a CDS encoding sodium ion-translocating decarboxylase subunit beta has product METLFSGLLGFQLKQVIMIIIGLILIWLAIKHKYEPTLLLPIGFGTILANIPFSAAVGEHSPLGILFKAGIDTELFPLLIFIAIGAMIDFTPLLKNPFMLLFGAAAQLGIFVTIVLAAGLGFEIKEAASIGIIGAADGPTSIYVANRFAPNLLGAISVAAYSYMALVPIIQPPVIRLLTTKKERLIRMDYHSGDVPQIVKIIFPIAVTIIAGIFVPAALALIGFLMFGNLIRESGVLEGLSKTAQNELGNLVTILLGLTIASKMQGELFLVPQTLLILALGLVAFIFDTAGGVLFAKLLNVFKKEKINPMIGACGISAFPMSARVIHQMGLKEDPFNFLLMPAVSVNVGGQIGSVIAGGLILALLA; this is encoded by the coding sequence ATGGAAACACTTTTTTCCGGCTTGCTTGGCTTCCAACTGAAACAGGTTATAATGATTATTATTGGACTGATATTGATTTGGCTGGCAATAAAACATAAATATGAACCAACCTTGTTGTTACCTATTGGTTTTGGAACTATTTTAGCCAATATACCGTTTTCTGCTGCTGTGGGAGAGCATTCGCCTTTAGGTATTCTATTTAAAGCCGGAATTGATACAGAGTTATTTCCCCTACTTATTTTTATTGCCATCGGAGCAATGATTGATTTTACTCCTTTACTGAAAAATCCTTTTATGTTGCTTTTTGGAGCAGCAGCTCAATTGGGTATTTTTGTAACTATCGTTTTAGCTGCCGGTTTAGGTTTTGAAATTAAGGAAGCAGCCAGTATTGGAATTATTGGAGCAGCGGATGGACCTACTTCCATTTATGTAGCCAATCGTTTTGCTCCCAATCTTTTAGGTGCAATTTCCGTTGCTGCCTATTCTTATATGGCTTTAGTGCCGATTATTCAACCCCCTGTTATTCGTTTACTTACAACCAAAAAGGAACGCCTAATTCGGATGGATTATCACAGTGGTGATGTTCCGCAAATTGTTAAAATCATCTTTCCTATTGCTGTTACTATTATTGCCGGAATATTTGTTCCTGCTGCTTTAGCGCTAATTGGTTTTTTAATGTTCGGCAATTTAATTCGGGAATCCGGTGTTTTAGAAGGGCTTAGCAAAACCGCTCAAAATGAACTGGGGAATTTAGTAACCATTCTTTTGGGTTTAACTATTGCTTCCAAGATGCAAGGTGAACTTTTTCTGGTTCCGCAGACCTTGTTAATATTAGCTTTAGGGCTTGTTGCCTTTATTTTTGATACTGCCGGAGGAGTGCTTTTTGCCAAATTACTTAATGTATTCAAAAAGGAAAAGATAAACCCGATGATTGGTGCTTGCGGAATTTCCGCTTTTCCTATGAGTGCCAGAGTTATTCATCAAATGGGGCTAAAGGAAGACCCTTTCAACTTTTTATTGATGCCTGCAGTGAGTGTAAATGTAGGTGGTCAAATCGGTTCTGTTATTGCCGGTGGCTTAATTTTAGCGCTATTGGCTTAA
- a CDS encoding phosphate/phosphite/phosphonate ABC transporter substrate-binding protein produces MCKKYIWLAFVALLIFGCGTEESRLEKANRKLGSKQNPIKMYFVPSLEAGKVVSSGEAIANYLEKETRLHFKVAVPTSYAAVIEALGTYQADVAWLPTYAYILAKQKYDAQVRLMTVRNGLTKYRGQFVARSDSKINSLQDIEGKIIAYTDAASTSGYIYPSAILKQRGITPKDYFFAGGHPQAILAVYSGRADVGCSYWSPPDAKGKPMDAREKLLETYPDVFEKVKIVDYTDWIPNDTVTFRKDLPPEMEGIIVQALYRYAQSAEGKKVLKALYDIDGLEYASDKDYEIVRTTLKTMNMDPAELLK; encoded by the coding sequence ATGTGCAAAAAGTATATCTGGCTTGCCTTCGTGGCACTTTTAATATTTGGTTGCGGAACCGAAGAAAGCCGATTGGAAAAAGCCAATAGAAAACTTGGTTCTAAACAGAATCCGATTAAAATGTATTTTGTTCCTTCTCTGGAAGCAGGAAAAGTTGTTTCCAGCGGAGAAGCAATAGCCAATTATCTGGAAAAAGAAACCAGATTACATTTTAAAGTAGCTGTTCCTACAAGTTATGCCGCCGTAATTGAAGCACTGGGAACTTATCAGGCGGATGTTGCCTGGCTGCCAACTTATGCTTATATTTTAGCTAAACAAAAATATGATGCGCAAGTGCGATTGATGACTGTCCGCAATGGCTTAACCAAATACAGAGGACAGTTTGTAGCCCGTAGTGATAGTAAAATTAATTCTCTGCAGGATATTGAAGGAAAAATAATTGCCTACACGGATGCCGCTTCCACTTCCGGTTATATTTATCCTTCCGCTATCTTAAAACAAAGGGGTATTACACCCAAAGATTATTTCTTTGCAGGAGGTCATCCCCAAGCTATTTTAGCGGTTTATAGTGGAAGAGCGGATGTGGGTTGCAGTTATTGGTCGCCACCTGATGCCAAGGGAAAACCAATGGATGCCAGAGAAAAACTCCTGGAGACCTATCCCGATGTGTTTGAGAAAGTTAAAATAGTTGATTATACTGATTGGATTCCCAATGATACGGTAACTTTTCGGAAAGACCTTCCTCCCGAAATGGAAGGTATTATCGTGCAGGCATTATATCGCTATGCCCAAAGTGCGGAAGGGAAAAAGGTTCTGAAAGCTCTTTATGATATTGATGGCTTGGAATATGCCTCCGATAAGGATTACGAAATTGTGCGCACAACCCTTAAGACAATGAATATGGACCCAGCCGAATTGCTTAAATGA
- the cdd gene encoding cytidine deaminase: MVKLNLSEKELLEAAKKAAENSYSPYSHYKVGCAVKTKDGHIFTGCNVENASYSLTICAERNAIFKAISEGHRTFSEMAVYVDSEESFPPCGACRQVIYEFAPEIEIIYANRKAIHKAFITELFPSAFTLKKD; encoded by the coding sequence ATGGTGAAATTGAATCTCAGTGAAAAAGAATTATTAGAGGCAGCCAAAAAGGCAGCAGAAAACTCCTATTCTCCCTATTCTCATTACAAAGTAGGTTGCGCCGTAAAAACTAAAGACGGACATATTTTTACCGGTTGCAATGTAGAAAATGCCTCTTATTCTTTAACTATCTGTGCAGAACGCAATGCCATTTTTAAAGCAATCAGTGAAGGACATAGAACTTTTTCGGAAATGGCTGTTTATGTGGATAGCGAAGAAAGTTTTCCTCCCTGTGGTGCTTGCAGGCAAGTGATTTATGAATTTGCACCGGAGATTGAAATAATATATGCTAACCGGAAGGCAATTCACAAAGCTTTTATAACAGAATTATTTCCCTCCGCCTTTACTTTGAAGAAGGATTAA
- a CDS encoding radical SAM protein yields MSYSQMFSCNICPRNCGIDRTKNKGYCGVTDKLRINLATRHFGEEPCFSGTRGSGTIFFAGCNLRCVYCQNYEISTLCWGKDISVEELIRLMLKLQEEGAHNINLVTPTHFTLQLREAIIQAKEKGLTIPVLWNSSAYEKVETLQLLTGLVDIYLPDFKYAHKVYAQKYSAAPDYPAVAISAIKEMFSQVGLLKLDEKGIAQKGLLLRMLILPNKLAGCKENLYTLAEELGTELTLSLMGQYYPAGKAKNYKELTRGITLTEYFEVVDTAVELGFTKLYTQEISSSDTWTPNFSPAPEEINPASEFNPQLELTL; encoded by the coding sequence ATGTCCTATTCCCAAATGTTTTCCTGTAATATTTGCCCACGCAATTGTGGAATTGATAGAACAAAGAACAAAGGTTATTGTGGTGTTACGGATAAACTTAGAATAAATTTGGCTACACGTCATTTCGGAGAAGAGCCCTGTTTTAGCGGAACACGCGGAAGTGGCACTATTTTCTTTGCGGGATGCAATTTACGCTGTGTATACTGTCAAAATTATGAGATTTCTACTTTATGTTGGGGAAAAGATATATCAGTTGAAGAGCTTATCCGTCTGATGTTAAAGTTGCAGGAAGAAGGAGCTCATAACATAAATCTGGTAACTCCTACACATTTTACTCTTCAGCTTAGGGAAGCCATTATTCAAGCCAAAGAAAAGGGTTTAACTATTCCTGTCCTGTGGAATTCTTCCGCTTATGAAAAGGTAGAAACACTGCAACTTTTAACCGGACTGGTAGATATTTATCTGCCTGATTTCAAGTATGCGCATAAGGTTTATGCCCAAAAATATTCTGCTGCTCCAGATTATCCTGCCGTAGCCATTTCTGCCATCAAAGAAATGTTTTCCCAAGTAGGGCTCTTAAAACTTGACGAGAAGGGAATTGCCCAAAAGGGATTGCTGCTCAGAATGCTTATTTTACCCAATAAATTAGCCGGTTGCAAAGAAAATTTATACACCCTTGCAGAGGAATTGGGAACGGAGCTAACTCTTTCTCTTATGGGACAATATTATCCTGCCGGAAAAGCAAAAAACTATAAAGAACTAACAAGAGGAATTACTTTAACCGAATACTTTGAGGTAGTTGATACAGCTGTAGAACTTGGTTTTACCAAATTATACACTCAAGAAATTTCCAGTTCGGATACTTGGACTCCCAATTTTTCTCCTGCACCAGAGGAAATAAATCCCGCTTCGGAATTTAATCCCCAATTGGAGCTTACGCTATGA
- a CDS encoding N-acetylmuramoyl-L-alanine amidase family protein, producing the protein MNKKFFVFFALLTCLGMLLGNITIQIKGEVKPVNLQETTLSSVSYVALKDFSAIFKAISKEDRSDNRLYLNLYDEQFIFLENSPYYTLKAVSYNMHYPLLRKGESLYLPSVFVTEQLKTHFPSLIQRKGSTLQIAKPIDNSVKTIVLDPGHGGKDPGAIGKKLKANEKDINLAVALKLKNLLEKELGVNVLLTREDDRFVSLYDRTRFANEKRADLFISLHSNSSKSTTSRGIETYYLSTAQTSDARAVEAMENAVVERFEGGSEAKKKYDDLSFILSDLAQTEHLENSNNMAFNVQQNLISGTQSIDRGVKQANFYVLRGAFMPSILVEMGFISHPEEEQLLVNEEYQDRLARTIFEGIKRFKFHYDRIRNT; encoded by the coding sequence ATGAACAAGAAATTCTTTGTCTTTTTTGCCCTGCTTACCTGTTTAGGAATGCTTTTGGGTAATATCACTATCCAAATTAAGGGCGAAGTAAAACCTGTTAATTTGCAAGAAACAACGCTTTCTTCTGTTTCTTATGTAGCTTTAAAGGATTTCAGCGCTATTTTTAAAGCCATCAGTAAAGAGGATAGAAGTGACAATAGATTGTATTTGAACCTCTATGATGAACAGTTTATCTTCCTGGAAAATTCACCTTATTATACTCTGAAAGCTGTTTCTTACAATATGCATTATCCTCTTTTACGGAAAGGAGAGAGTTTGTATCTGCCTTCTGTTTTTGTAACTGAACAACTTAAGACACATTTCCCCTCTCTCATTCAACGCAAAGGAAGCACTTTACAAATCGCAAAACCAATTGATAATAGCGTAAAGACCATTGTTCTTGATCCAGGGCATGGCGGTAAAGACCCTGGAGCCATAGGGAAAAAACTGAAAGCTAATGAAAAAGATATTAATCTTGCTGTAGCCCTGAAACTTAAGAACTTGCTGGAAAAAGAACTGGGGGTTAATGTTTTACTTACCCGGGAAGATGATCGTTTCGTTTCTTTATATGATAGAACCCGTTTTGCCAATGAAAAAAGAGCAGACCTCTTTATCAGTTTGCATTCCAATTCCAGTAAGTCAACAACTTCCCGGGGAATTGAAACATATTATTTATCCACTGCTCAAACCTCCGATGCCAGAGCCGTGGAAGCTATGGAAAATGCTGTTGTAGAACGCTTTGAAGGAGGAAGCGAAGCAAAAAAGAAATACGATGACCTTTCCTTTATCCTTAGCGACCTTGCTCAGACAGAACATTTGGAAAACAGTAACAATATGGCATTCAATGTGCAACAAAATCTGATTTCCGGCACGCAAAGTATTGATAGAGGTGTGAAACAGGCAAATTTTTATGTGTTGCGAGGCGCTTTTATGCCTTCTATTTTAGTGGAAATGGGCTTTATCAGCCATCCTGAAGAAGAACAATTATTGGTGAATGAAGAATATCAGGATCGTCTGGCACGCACTATTTTTGAAGGCATCAAGCGTTTTAAGTTCCATTACGACAGGATAAGAAACACCTAA
- the phnC gene encoding phosphonate ABC transporter ATP-binding protein: MNPNSNLLQVNNLSKSYDGKKWALEDLSLKVQEGDFVILLGLSGSGKSTLLRCINRLIEPTRGQILFRNEDILQLKGIELKHYRRQIGMVFQQFNLVKNLTVLTNVLTGRLGYHSSLSPFSKEDYELATQNLEKVGLQDFADKQVKFLSGGQQQRVGIARALMQKPSLILADEPVASLDPATADSIMQYLGEINREGISIICSLHFLTLARRYGNKVLALKEGHKVFEGIPNQIDNIRFKEIYGQDAEEI; the protein is encoded by the coding sequence ATGAATCCAAACAGTAATTTGCTTCAAGTTAATAACTTAAGCAAAAGTTATGACGGTAAAAAATGGGCATTGGAAGATTTATCTCTAAAAGTGCAAGAAGGGGATTTTGTAATTTTATTAGGACTTTCCGGCAGCGGAAAATCTACTTTGCTGCGTTGTATCAATCGTCTTATTGAACCAACCAGGGGACAAATCCTTTTTCGCAATGAAGATATTCTGCAACTTAAAGGAATAGAGCTGAAACATTATCGCCGCCAAATCGGAATGGTTTTTCAGCAATTCAACCTAGTGAAAAACCTCACCGTCCTCACCAATGTTTTAACCGGACGCTTAGGATATCATTCCTCTCTTTCACCTTTCAGCAAAGAGGATTATGAACTGGCAACACAAAATCTGGAAAAAGTGGGCTTACAGGATTTTGCCGATAAACAGGTAAAATTCCTTTCCGGAGGACAACAACAAAGAGTTGGTATTGCACGTGCCTTAATGCAAAAACCTTCTTTAATTTTAGCCGACGAACCGGTAGCCAGTTTAGACCCTGCCACAGCCGATTCCATTATGCAATACCTGGGTGAAATAAACCGGGAAGGAATTTCTATTATCTGTTCATTACACTTTTTAACTCTGGCACGCAGGTATGGAAATAAGGTTTTAGCTCTGAAAGAAGGACATAAGGTCTTTGAAGGAATTCCTAACCAAATTGATAATATCCGCTTTAAAGAAATTTACGGTCAGGATGCTGAAGAAATCTAA